In Halothermothrix orenii H 168, the sequence GAAGATACCCAGAAACAGGTTACCGGTAAAGTTAAACTAAAGCTTTACAAGGGTCAGTGTGTTACGGTTGGTCGAAAGTCTCCCTATTCGCTCTACCAGTTTGATCTTGCGACGTATGATGAGAATGATTCTTTTGACCATTCATCGGCAAAAGGATTTATCAAGCTATGGGGTTTACCAGGTCAGGTATATAGTCAGGTTCAGCAGAAAAATAAAGATACTATTTATCTAAAGGAGTTTGTAAAATGAGGTCCCTGTCCTCTCCTGATAACAGTGTCTGTATCAGGGGAGCTAATACAGAAGATGCCGGTAAGGTACTGATACTGATCAGGCGTGCCTTTAAGGATTATCTCCCGGAGCCTGTTACTCCGGGAGAGTATATACTCCCGGCTTTCCGGGATAACATTGATGAAATAGTTAAAGACATAGTTAAAAACCGGGTATTGATAATGGAAAAAGACAGCTTAATTATTGGGAGTCTGAGGCTTGTGTTTGAAGGAAGTACCAGTGTTTATCTGAAGAGGTTTGCCATTTTACCCGGCTATCAGGGGCAGGGGTATGGAAGCCTTCTTTTACGGTACGCTGAAGATGAAGCCAGAAATATGAAGGGTTGTTATTTATACTTACATTCTACCCTGGACAATGATAAACTGGTTAAATTTTATCTTAAGAA encodes:
- a CDS encoding GNAT family N-acetyltransferase codes for the protein MRSLSSPDNSVCIRGANTEDAGKVLILIRRAFKDYLPEPVTPGEYILPAFRDNIDEIVKDIVKNRVLIMEKDSLIIGSLRLVFEGSTSVYLKRFAILPGYQGQGYGSLLLRYAEDEARNMKGCYLYLHSTLDNDKLVKFYLKNGYRCVRIDNSYPYRRGLWVKRLNGVDQ